The sequence below is a genomic window from Acaryochloris thomasi RCC1774.
CTTCATGGCTTTTGCATTGTGACTCAGGATGCAGATTTTGCTGAAAGAAGTCGGCTATACGGCTCTCCGCCCAAGGTAGTATGGCTTCGCTGTGGCAATGCACCGACAAGACAGATCGAGAGTTTAATTCGATCTGGGGCAAAAGCAATTCAAGAACTTTTAGACAATTCTGAATTCCACTGTTTAGAGCTGCATTAGATACAGCAGAGGGATAGCCTCAGACCTCAGTTCCTCCGATTTCTCTAGCTGAGTTTTCAGCCATGTACTGACGCATCATGGAAGGCCATAACAA
It includes:
- a CDS encoding DUF5615 family PIN-like protein yields the protein MKLLFDQNLSRKLSTRLADIFPDASHVQFHELAEKTDTKIWEFAKLHGFCIVTQDADFAERSRLYGSPPKVVWLRCGNAPTRQIESLIRSGAKAIQELLDNSEFHCLELH